A stretch of the Panicum virgatum strain AP13 chromosome 9N, P.virgatum_v5, whole genome shotgun sequence genome encodes the following:
- the LOC120688166 gene encoding serine/threonine-protein kinase D6PK-like: protein MQHAKHHPGPGAATHTRFRTQVLEAPLDPGSDPEYQDFQFRFVPEMFELQMGGGVGIGGGGNGVAKVTEEKVLEFEFDKVRLSIASSDDEADGDAPPRSSFSGASHPPEPVDEMDTVFVAVDARDKPAPKPVVSWDASPPPSGAASPHSSIDSSGAAATVTSVAPSCTVTSRSAKTSVSSSAASDGSGWSNGAGAGGSAGKPHKGGDPRWKAILEARARDGPLAMGSFRLLRRLGCGDIGTVYLSELSGGGNGGAARPCWFAMKVMDKASLESRRKLSRAETEREILQLLDHPFLPTLYAHFETDRFACLVMEFCPGGDLHALRQRQPGKHFPEHAARFYAAEVLLALEYLHMLGVVYRDLKPENVLVREDGHIMLSDFDLSLRCAVSPTLVRSSLNPDPRNAQTCAQPACIQPTCFMPNLFSQRSKKSGGTAKKSKGAEPRQQQASAGLPELVVEPTGARSMSFVGTHEYLAPEIIKGEGHGSAVDWWTFGIFLHELMYGKTPFKGQTNRATLFNVVGQQLKFPECPGTSNASRDLIKGLLAKEPQSRLGVKRGAAEIKQHPFFEGVNWALIRCSTPPGVPRAVEPAAAAMPVPAKPAPVVKVEINSNSNSKRMSGAGVESGGKFLDFEFF, encoded by the exons ATGCAGCACGCCAAGCACCACCCAGGACCAGGAGCGGCGACGCACACGCGCTTCCGCACCCAGGTGCTGGAGGCGCCCCTGGATCCCGGATCCGACCCTGAGTACCAGGATTTCCAGTTCCGCTTCGTCCCGGAGATGTTCGAGCTCCagatgggcggcggcgtcggcatcGGCGGCGGGGGGAATGGTGTGGCCAAGGTAACGGAGGAGAAGGTTCTTGAGTTCGAGTTCGACAAGGTCCGGCTCAGCATTGCGTCCAGCGACGACGAGGCGGACGGAGACGCGCCGCCCAGGAGCTCCTTCTCCGGGGCGAGCCACCCGCCGGAGCCGGTGGACGAGATGGACACCGTCTTtgtcgccgtcgacgcccgcgACAAGCCGGCCCCGAAGCCGGTCGTGTCGTGGGACGCGTCCCCGCCCCCGAGCGGCGCCGCGAGCCCGCACAGCAGCATCGACAGCTccggcgccgcggccacggTGACCAGCGTCGCCCCGAGCTGCACCGTCACCAGCCGGAGCGCCAAGACCAGCGTCAGCAGCAGCGCggccagcgacggcagcggctggagcaacggcgccggcgccggcgggagcgCTGGGAAGCCGCACAAGGGCGGGGACCCACGGTGGAAGGCCATCCTcgaggcgcgcgcgcgggaCGGGCCCCTCGCCATGGGCAGCTTCCGGCTCCTGCGGCGCCTCGGGTGCGGCGACATCGGGACGGTGTACCTGTCCGagctcagcggcggcggcaacggcggcgcggcgaggccatGCTGGTTCGCGATGAAGGTGATGGACAAGGCGTCGCTGGAGAGCCGGCGGAAGCTCAGCCGCGCGGAGACGGAGCGGGAGATCCTGCAGCTGCTGGACCACCCGTTCCTGCCCACCCTGTACGCGCACTTCGAGACCGACAGGTTCGCCTGCCTCGTCATGGAGTTCTGCCCCGGCGGCGACCTCCACGCGCTCCGGCAGCGCCAGCCCGGCAAGCACTTCCCGGAGCACGCGGCGAG GTTCTACGCCGCCGAAGTGCTTCTTGCGCTGGAGTACCTGCACATGCTTGGAGTGGTCTACAGAGACTTGAAGCCGGAGAACGTCCTCGTCAGGGAGGACGGCCACATCATGCTCTCCGACTTCGACCTCTCCCTCCGTTGCGCTGTCTCCCCGACGCTGGTGCGATCCTCCCTGAATCCCGATCCTAGGAACGCCCAGACCTGCGCCCAGCCCGCCTGCATCCAGCCCACATGCTTCATGCCCAATCTCTTCAGCCAAAGGAGCAAGAAGAGCGGCGGCACCGCCAAGAAATCCAAGGGCGCCGAGCCCAGGCAGCAGCAGgcgtcggccggcctgcccgaGCTCGTCGTCGAGCCGACCGGCGCGCGGTCGATGTCGTTCGTTGGGACGCACGAGTACCTGGCCCCGGAGATCATCAAGGGCGAGGGCCATGGCAGCGCGGTGGACTGGTGGACGTTCGGCATCTTCCTGCACGAGCTCATGTACGGCAAGACGCCGTTCAAGGGGCAGACAAACCGCGCCACGCTGTTCAACGTCGTCGGCCAGCAGCTCAAGTTCCCCGAGTGCCCCGGGACGAGCAACGCGAGCAGGGACCTGATCAAGGGCCTGCTGGCCAAGGAGCCCCAGAGCCGGCTCGGCGTCAAGAGGGGCGCCGCCGAGATCAAGCAGCACCCCTTCTTCGAGGGCGTCAACTGGGCGCTCATCCGGTGCAGCACCCCGCCCGGCGTGCCCAGAGCCGTCGAGCCCGCCGCAGCGGCGATGCCGGTGCCTGCGAAGCCTGCGCCTGTGGTGAAGGTGGAGatcaacagcaacagcaacagcaagagGATGTCAGGAGCTGGAGTCGAGTCCGGAGGGAAGTTCCTAGACTTTGAGTTCTTTTAG
- the LOC120688167 gene encoding protein BRANCHLESS TRICHOME-like, with protein sequence MASVRVAANHGAGSRCPPPWKLYHNPHYSPRGIIHLSSSPRPPRQAENLDSPMIVVPEDGGEEAAEIDQGYGAMSSELELCVARIRGLRAELELERRMRRKAEALSEALAAELAEERRRGEAAEAECRALREEAGAAREEAERVLEGVEEERRMLRVAELWREERVQMKLADARAAMEEKLREIDDAVAELHATTAAASDNHKSSSCCGRSCSPNGKASPTSQHGQQSPSRSQHGQESPSRGQHGQLHRREAAGGENPHIRRGIKGFVEFPKAVRVRPREDRADLVSNLECQRAQLRVLMRHRSPAGGMGLVGASENLVV encoded by the coding sequence ATGGCGTCGGTGCGAGTGGCGGCCAATCATGGCGCCGGCTCGCGCTGCCCTCCGCCCTGGAAGCTTTATCACAACCCCCACTACTCCCCGCGCGGCATCATccacctctcctcctccccgcgcccACCTCGCCAAGCCGAGAATCTCGATTCGCCTATGATCGTCGTGCccgaggacggcggcgaagaGGCGGCGGAGATCGACCAGGGGTACGGTGCCATGTCGTCCGAGCTGGAGCTCTGCGTGGCGCGCATCAGGGGGCTGCGGGCGGAGCTGGAGTTGGAGCGGCGCATGCGGCGGAAGGCGGAGGCGCTGAGCGAGGCGCTGGCCGCGGAGCTggccgaggagcggcggcggggcgaggccGCGGAGGCCGAGTGCCgggcgctgcgggaggaggccggcgccgcgcgcgagGAGGCGGAGCGCGTGCTGGAGGGCgtcgaggaggagcggcggatGCTGCGCGTCGCGGAGCTCTGGCGCGAGGAGCGGGTCCAGATGAAGCTCGCCGACGCGAGggcggccatggaggagaagCTGCGGGAGATcgacgacgccgtcgccgagctccacgcgaccaccgccgccgccagcgacaACCACaagagcagcagctgctgcggcaGAAGCTGCAGCCCGAACGGCAAGGCAAGCCCGACGAGTCAACACGGTCAACAGAGCCCGAGCCGTAGCCAACACGGTCAGGAAAGCCCGAGCCGGGGTCAGCACGGTCAACTTCACCGgcgcgaggccgccggcggcgagaacccGCACATCCGGAGAGGGATCAAGGGCTTCGTCGAGTTCCCCAAGGCTGTCCGCGTGCGGCCGCGCGAGGATAGGGCGGATCTGGTGTCCAACCTCGAGTGCCAGCGGGCGCAGCTGCGCGTGCTCATGCGGCACCGGAGTCCCGCCGGCGGCATGGGGCTCGTCGGCGCATCAGAGAACCTGGTCGTTTAG